The following coding sequences are from one Rathayibacter sp. SW19 window:
- a CDS encoding DUF3093 domain-containing protein, translating to MVLYRERLWPAPWLFISTALIIPACILVFAPINMAVGVILAIVLYAVCVWMLLNSAATIQVTEESFSAGRARIERSLLGNAQAYDGDEATLQRGQKLDARAWLLIRGWVKPVVKVAVLDVNDPAPYWLISTRRPGELVRVLSDLPGPQRRPLERG from the coding sequence ATGGTTCTGTATCGTGAGCGGCTGTGGCCCGCCCCTTGGCTGTTCATCTCCACCGCATTGATCATTCCCGCCTGCATCTTGGTGTTCGCGCCGATCAACATGGCCGTCGGAGTCATCTTGGCGATCGTGCTTTATGCGGTCTGTGTCTGGATGCTTCTGAACTCCGCGGCGACTATCCAGGTGACAGAAGAGTCGTTCAGCGCGGGGCGCGCGCGGATCGAACGGTCGCTTCTCGGAAACGCTCAGGCGTACGACGGCGACGAGGCGACGCTTCAGCGGGGTCAGAAGCTCGATGCGCGGGCATGGCTGCTGATTCGCGGCTGGGTCAAGCCGGTCGTCAAGGTCGCGGTGCTGGACGTCAACGATCCTGCGCCGTACTGGCTGATCTCGACACGCCGACCCGGTGAATTGGTGCGAGTGCTCAGCGATTTGCCAGGCCCGCAGCGCCGTCCGCTCGAACGCGGCTAA
- a CDS encoding alkaline phosphatase family protein, with amino-acid sequence MGTMLPAGYSSARSLADVLPSCVAALAGRPNLLKLPQVDRVVVIVVDGLGSHPLRARAGHARFLASRLTRATTMMSGFPTTTAVALTSLCTGTTPGRHGMVGYTVLDPVADRVFNQLSGWKGDPDPAAWQRCPTVFESAKADRIAAFAIGPERYRSSSFSTAILSGADYVGAKTIEHRFAAARRILDAGGRSISYLYVPELDIACHAHGWQSDAWLAALEEVDSQVAAFAHELKNHEAGLVTADHGVLDVPTTSHVLFDTVPELLEGVRHVAGDPRCLQLHLAADASEAEAAALAARWTHVEGHRAWVATRAQAIEAGWFGANVDPAIVPRIGHLLIAARGRIAYYDSRTATKQSLAMIGQHGSFTVEELAVPLIGVGAFA; translated from the coding sequence ATGGGCACCATGTTACCGGCCGGCTATTCTTCTGCACGAAGCCTTGCCGACGTTCTTCCAAGTTGCGTGGCAGCACTGGCAGGCCGGCCCAACCTGCTGAAACTTCCGCAGGTGGATCGCGTGGTTGTGATCGTCGTTGACGGGCTCGGTTCTCATCCGCTGAGGGCGCGCGCCGGCCATGCCCGGTTCCTCGCATCGCGGCTCACGCGGGCAACGACAATGATGAGCGGATTCCCAACCACGACTGCGGTCGCGTTGACGAGTCTGTGCACCGGAACGACGCCGGGCCGCCACGGCATGGTGGGATACACGGTGCTCGACCCGGTCGCCGACCGAGTCTTCAATCAGCTCAGCGGGTGGAAAGGGGATCCGGATCCGGCGGCCTGGCAGCGATGCCCGACAGTTTTCGAGTCGGCCAAGGCCGACAGGATCGCTGCTTTCGCCATCGGCCCGGAGCGTTACCGGTCGTCGTCTTTCAGCACCGCCATTCTGTCTGGTGCCGACTACGTGGGTGCGAAGACGATCGAGCACCGATTCGCGGCTGCGCGGCGCATTCTCGATGCGGGCGGTCGGAGCATCAGCTATCTTTACGTGCCGGAGTTGGACATTGCCTGCCATGCGCACGGGTGGCAATCGGATGCCTGGCTCGCCGCGTTAGAGGAAGTCGATTCCCAGGTGGCGGCGTTTGCCCACGAGTTGAAGAATCATGAAGCCGGACTGGTCACAGCGGATCATGGCGTACTCGACGTGCCGACGACCTCGCACGTGCTGTTCGACACGGTTCCCGAATTGCTTGAGGGCGTGCGGCATGTCGCCGGTGACCCGCGTTGCCTGCAACTCCACCTCGCGGCTGATGCTTCCGAGGCGGAGGCGGCCGCACTCGCTGCTCGTTGGACACACGTGGAAGGCCACCGAGCATGGGTCGCGACCAGGGCGCAGGCTATCGAAGCGGGTTGGTTCGGTGCGAACGTCGACCCCGCCATCGTGCCGCGCATCGGGCATCTGTTGATTGCGGCACGCGGGCGGATCGCGTACTACGACTCACGCACGGCGACGAAGCAATCGCTGGCGATGATCGGCCAACATGGCTCATTCACGGTCGAAGAACTGGCCGTACCGCTGATCGGCGTAGGCGCTTTCGCCTAG
- the dut gene encoding dUTP diphosphatase gives MTDSIDIPSRADVLPSYAHPGDAGADLCSNEAATLAPGERKTLGTGFALALPDGYVAFVVPRSGLAARHGITIVNSPGTVDAGYRGEIKVTLLNTDQTEPYAVEVGDRIAQIVVMPVSRARFLPVDELPDSARGANGFGSTGYTVLQSGGNA, from the coding sequence GTGACTGATTCCATTGACATTCCGAGCAGAGCGGATGTCCTGCCGAGCTACGCTCACCCCGGTGACGCCGGGGCCGATCTGTGTTCGAACGAAGCGGCGACATTGGCACCCGGCGAGCGCAAGACACTCGGCACCGGGTTTGCACTGGCGCTCCCTGACGGCTACGTGGCCTTCGTCGTTCCGCGCAGCGGGCTGGCTGCCAGACACGGGATCACGATTGTGAACTCGCCGGGCACCGTCGATGCCGGATATCGCGGCGAGATAAAAGTCACCCTTCTCAACACGGACCAAACGGAGCCGTATGCCGTGGAAGTCGGCGACAGAATCGCTCAGATCGTGGTGATGCCCGTCAGTCGGGCCCGATTCCTTCCCGTCGACGAGCTGCCTGACAGCGCTCGGGGTGCCAACGGATTCGGTTCAACGGGCTATACCGTCTTGCAGTCAGGAGGCAACGCGTGA
- the sepH gene encoding septation protein SepH, with protein sequence MQDLKVIGVENGALLAASDDGERYRIAIDEVLQSRLRQNKPGPATGHKVSPREVQSHIRSGLTAEEVSSLTGAAVEYVQRFEGPILAEREHIVASALGVPVHTNADVDPLGEAATFGVVIRERLASLSATGERWASWKEQDGGWIVKLSFTADEIDHDARWAYDSRKHALSPLNSEATTLSQQGELQGGLIPRLRAVTPSVLPDESRFDSGAFSFPDEAVHAAPDAAPHLEPAPFGRTSSASNNAIAVTAIKRAEDDTQKDQHQTADLLEALRRRRGEREAAGAELSPAAIDVPLDDFDGLQEAPELPKRQVANSAGSRGSLGKVSPSKTAPGKKGRTSMPSWDEIVFGARTDDDLA encoded by the coding sequence ATGCAGGATTTGAAGGTCATCGGAGTTGAGAACGGTGCTCTCCTCGCCGCGAGTGACGACGGCGAGCGGTACCGCATCGCGATCGACGAGGTTTTGCAGTCCAGATTGCGCCAAAACAAGCCGGGACCGGCCACCGGGCACAAGGTTTCGCCGCGCGAGGTTCAGTCTCACATTCGGTCGGGACTGACGGCAGAAGAGGTTTCGTCATTGACGGGCGCTGCAGTCGAATACGTGCAACGGTTCGAGGGCCCGATTCTGGCCGAGCGTGAGCACATCGTCGCGTCCGCTTTGGGCGTACCTGTGCACACGAACGCGGACGTCGATCCGCTCGGTGAGGCGGCGACGTTCGGCGTCGTGATCCGGGAGCGTCTTGCGTCGCTTTCTGCGACTGGAGAGCGCTGGGCGAGTTGGAAAGAGCAAGATGGCGGTTGGATCGTCAAACTCTCCTTCACCGCAGACGAGATCGATCACGACGCCCGATGGGCTTATGACTCGCGCAAGCACGCGCTGTCTCCACTCAACTCCGAGGCCACGACGCTGTCGCAGCAGGGCGAGTTGCAGGGTGGCCTGATCCCCCGGCTGCGGGCGGTTACGCCGAGCGTGCTGCCGGACGAGTCACGCTTTGACAGCGGTGCGTTCAGTTTTCCTGATGAAGCGGTACACGCTGCACCGGATGCTGCACCGCACCTTGAACCTGCGCCGTTCGGGCGCACGAGCTCCGCGAGCAATAATGCGATCGCAGTGACCGCGATCAAACGTGCCGAGGACGACACGCAGAAGGATCAACACCAGACGGCCGATCTGCTCGAGGCGCTGCGCCGTCGGCGGGGCGAACGCGAAGCCGCGGGCGCGGAGTTGTCGCCGGCGGCAATCGATGTGCCTCTCGACGATTTCGACGGCCTGCAGGAGGCTCCCGAACTACCGAAGCGCCAGGTTGCGAACTCGGCTGGATCACGCGGCTCGCTCGGAAAGGTTTCGCCATCGAAAACTGCGCCGGGAAAGAAGGGCAGAACGTCGATGCCGAGCTGGGACGAGATCGTGTTCGGGGCCAGAACGGACGACGACCTGGCGTAG
- the acnA gene encoding aconitate hydratase AcnA: MSAVNSLAVNSFGAKDRLSVGGIDYEIFRIDAVPGYEKLPYSLKVLLENLLRTEDGKNITKSQIDAVGAWDPSAEPNTEIQFTPARVLMQDFTGVPCIVDLATMREAVVDLGGDPTKINPLAPSELVIDHSVIADLFGTEDSFERNVEIEYERNGERYQFLRWGQSAFGDFKVVPPGTGIVHQVNIEHLARVTFTREVGGVLQAYPDTLVGTDSHTTMVNGLGVLGWGVGGIEAEAAMLGQPVSMLIPKVVGFKLSGSIPAGVTATDVVLSITQQLRAHGVVGKFVEFYGSGVAQVPLANRATIGNMSPEFGSTAAIFPIDDVTLDYLRLTGRTEEQIALVEAYAKTQTMWHDPDVEPTFSEYLELDLASVVPSIAGPRRPQDRIILSESKAQFNKDLNDFAQIEHDLVDLTIAESFPASDPGELSPADAHSAHAHHHRSHAPETASHPTPVTLSDGSAFTIDHGAVAIAAITSCTNTSNPSVMLAAGLLARNAAQKGLTVKPWVKTTLAPGSKVVTDYYDKSGLTNYLEQLGFYLVGYGCTTCIGNSGPLIGEISAAVQDSDLAVTAVLSGNRNFEGRINPDVKMNYLASPPLVIAYALAGSMNFDFDTDALGDDTAGNPVYLKDIWPDADEVQSTIDSSIDPEMFLHEYEGVFDGDERWRALPIPTGSTFEWDDASTYVRKPPYFEGMTLETTPVGNIEGARVLAKLGDSVTTDHISPAGSIKADSPAGRYLIEHGIERKNFNSYGSRRGNHEVMIRGTFANIRLRNQLLNDVEGGYTRDFTQEGGPQAFIFDAAERYQAAGTPLVIIAGKEYGSGSSRDWAAKGTLLLGVHAVIAESFERIHRSNLIGMGVVPLQFPAGQSANSLGLDGTEKVTITGIDALNEELIPATVHVVAEPTADSPTGKDVVEFDAVVRIDTPGEADYYRHGGILQYVLRSLV; the protein is encoded by the coding sequence GTGTCTGCGGTAAACAGCCTTGCGGTAAACAGCTTTGGAGCGAAGGACAGGCTCAGCGTCGGAGGAATCGACTACGAAATTTTTCGGATCGATGCGGTCCCCGGCTATGAGAAGCTGCCATACAGCCTCAAGGTGCTGCTGGAGAACCTGCTTCGCACCGAGGATGGCAAGAACATCACGAAGTCGCAGATCGACGCTGTAGGCGCCTGGGACCCGTCAGCTGAACCCAACACGGAGATCCAGTTCACCCCCGCCCGCGTTCTGATGCAGGACTTCACCGGCGTGCCATGCATCGTCGACCTGGCGACGATGCGCGAGGCTGTGGTCGACCTCGGCGGCGACCCGACTAAGATCAACCCGCTTGCGCCCTCCGAACTCGTGATCGACCACTCCGTGATTGCGGACCTGTTCGGCACGGAAGACTCGTTCGAGCGCAACGTCGAGATCGAATACGAGCGCAATGGCGAGCGTTACCAGTTCCTGCGCTGGGGACAGAGCGCGTTCGGCGACTTCAAAGTCGTGCCGCCGGGAACGGGCATCGTGCACCAGGTGAATATCGAGCACCTTGCACGCGTCACATTCACGCGGGAAGTCGGTGGCGTGCTGCAGGCTTACCCCGACACGCTTGTGGGTACCGACTCGCACACCACCATGGTCAACGGTCTGGGCGTTCTCGGCTGGGGCGTCGGCGGCATTGAGGCGGAGGCGGCAATGCTCGGCCAGCCGGTCTCGATGCTCATTCCCAAGGTGGTCGGCTTCAAGCTGTCCGGTTCCATTCCCGCAGGCGTGACGGCGACCGACGTCGTGCTCAGCATCACCCAGCAATTGCGCGCGCACGGTGTCGTCGGCAAGTTCGTCGAGTTCTACGGATCCGGCGTCGCCCAGGTGCCACTCGCCAACCGGGCGACCATCGGAAACATGAGTCCCGAATTCGGTTCGACAGCTGCGATCTTCCCGATCGACGATGTCACCCTGGACTACCTGCGCCTGACCGGGCGCACCGAGGAGCAGATCGCGCTGGTCGAGGCATACGCGAAGACGCAGACGATGTGGCACGATCCGGATGTCGAACCAACCTTCAGCGAGTACCTCGAGTTGGATCTGGCGAGCGTCGTGCCGTCGATCGCAGGCCCGCGCCGCCCACAAGACCGCATCATTCTGAGCGAATCCAAGGCGCAGTTCAACAAAGACCTGAATGACTTCGCCCAGATCGAGCACGACCTGGTCGACCTGACGATCGCTGAGTCGTTCCCCGCATCCGACCCCGGCGAGCTGTCACCCGCCGATGCGCACAGTGCGCACGCTCACCACCACAGGAGCCACGCGCCCGAGACGGCGTCGCATCCGACACCGGTGACGCTGTCGGACGGCTCCGCGTTCACGATCGATCACGGCGCCGTTGCGATTGCAGCGATCACATCGTGTACGAACACGTCGAACCCGTCCGTCATGCTCGCAGCCGGTCTACTCGCCCGTAACGCAGCGCAGAAGGGCCTCACCGTCAAGCCCTGGGTCAAGACGACGTTGGCACCCGGCTCGAAGGTGGTCACTGACTACTACGACAAGTCCGGCCTGACGAATTATCTCGAGCAGCTCGGTTTCTACCTCGTCGGCTACGGCTGCACCACGTGCATCGGCAATTCGGGCCCGCTGATCGGAGAGATCTCAGCTGCGGTGCAAGACAGCGACCTCGCCGTCACCGCCGTGCTGTCCGGCAACCGCAACTTCGAGGGCCGGATCAACCCGGACGTGAAGATGAACTACCTGGCCAGCCCGCCGCTGGTCATCGCCTACGCACTTGCGGGGTCGATGAACTTCGACTTCGACACCGATGCCCTGGGCGACGACACGGCAGGCAACCCGGTCTATCTCAAAGACATCTGGCCAGACGCAGACGAAGTGCAGTCGACCATCGACAGCTCGATCGATCCCGAGATGTTCCTACATGAGTACGAGGGCGTCTTCGACGGCGATGAGCGCTGGCGTGCGCTGCCCATCCCCACTGGTTCGACTTTCGAATGGGATGATGCATCCACCTACGTGCGCAAGCCGCCGTATTTCGAAGGCATGACCCTGGAGACGACCCCGGTCGGCAACATCGAGGGCGCGCGCGTTCTTGCCAAACTCGGGGATTCGGTCACAACAGACCACATCTCGCCCGCCGGCTCGATCAAGGCGGACAGCCCAGCAGGCCGTTACCTGATCGAGCACGGCATCGAACGCAAGAACTTCAACTCCTATGGATCACGACGCGGAAACCACGAGGTGATGATCCGCGGCACGTTCGCGAACATTCGTCTGCGCAATCAACTTCTGAACGACGTGGAGGGCGGTTACACCCGAGACTTCACGCAGGAGGGCGGACCGCAGGCGTTCATCTTCGACGCGGCTGAGCGCTACCAGGCTGCGGGCACCCCGCTGGTGATCATTGCGGGCAAAGAGTACGGGTCCGGGTCCTCGCGCGACTGGGCAGCCAAGGGCACGCTGCTGCTCGGCGTGCACGCTGTCATCGCGGAGAGCTTCGAGCGAATCCACCGTTCCAACCTGATCGGCATGGGTGTGGTTCCTCTGCAGTTTCCCGCTGGGCAGAGTGCGAACAGCCTCGGCCTGGACGGCACGGAGAAGGTGACGATCACTGGTATCGACGCGCTGAACGAAGAGCTGATCCCGGCGACTGTTCATGTCGTTGCGGAGCCGACGGCAGACTCGCCGACAGGCAAGGACGTCGTCGAATTCGATGCTGTCGTGCGCATCGACACACCGGGCGAGGCGGACTACTACCGCCACGGCGGTATTCTGCAGTACGTTCTGCGCTCTCTCGTGTAA
- a CDS encoding DUF3710 domain-containing protein, with amino-acid sequence MSGTDSTDGSGNNDPNDWAKSAPEDRATEGPLDESEANPVRPYIDLGGVKILPREGLHLRLEVEEETQRVVAVGLDYAGSTLQVQPFAAPRSSGLWHEIRQQIAEQVNRQGGRTSEQDGVFGPELLAEIPVASPGTVGETRVARFVGVDGPRWFLRGVIAGDAAVQPEAAALVEDLFRSIVVVRGTVPMPPRDLIPLRMPLTGDEAANI; translated from the coding sequence GTGAGCGGCACAGACAGCACAGATGGCAGCGGCAACAACGATCCGAACGACTGGGCGAAGTCGGCGCCGGAAGATCGTGCGACGGAGGGGCCGCTCGACGAATCGGAAGCGAACCCCGTGCGCCCGTACATCGACCTGGGTGGCGTGAAGATTCTGCCTCGTGAAGGGTTGCATCTGCGCCTCGAGGTCGAAGAGGAGACACAGCGCGTGGTGGCAGTCGGGCTCGATTACGCGGGTTCGACACTGCAGGTGCAGCCGTTCGCGGCACCCAGGTCAAGCGGGCTGTGGCACGAGATCCGGCAGCAGATCGCCGAACAGGTCAATCGGCAGGGTGGCCGCACCAGCGAGCAAGACGGAGTCTTTGGACCAGAACTTCTCGCCGAGATCCCGGTCGCCTCACCAGGCACCGTCGGTGAGACCCGCGTTGCGCGATTCGTCGGCGTTGACGGCCCTCGTTGGTTCCTGCGCGGCGTGATCGCTGGCGACGCCGCCGTTCAGCCGGAAGCGGCAGCGCTGGTCGAAGACCTTTTCCGCAGCATCGTCGTCGTGCGCGGCACCGTGCCGATGCCGCCACGCGACCTCATTCCGCTGCGAATGCCGCTGACCGGCGACGAAGCCGCAAACATCTGA
- a CDS encoding HAD-IC family P-type ATPase produces MADASGLTLDEVAARRAAGQINEVKQPASRSVADILRENVFTFFNAILTVCFVAVLFVGDVRDGFFYGVVIVNALIGIVQELRAKFVLERLALLAAPTSTVRRDGAAVNIPIEQIVLDDVLILRPGDQIPADACTLASTGLSLDESMLTGESDPVAKDAGEALLSGSHVIGGTGYARVTAVGADSYANKLTSEIRRHSLVHSELRDTVNRILVYISWILGPVIVITIVGRIFAYGGVHQLVYGGQWRRAVLDAVASVVGMIPEGLVLLISLAFGVAAIQLATKKVLVQELAAVEVLARVDVLCLDKTGTLTSGELAFDRLIAFAGIHESESAIALAAFGSDDAGNATARLLAQHFSASGVLVERRLPFSSATKYSGVQFSTGGQATAWFLGAPERLLAPQSLERTEADRMAATGRRTLALVRSTAALPAVTSAQQPDVTTLRPAALVIFAETIREDAPQTLRYFKSQGVRSIIMSGDNPVTVAALAGPLGIGGDAVDASGLDTDDALAAALEGSNIFGRVSPEQKRAAIGLLRTAGRTVGMTGDGVNDAMAIKDADLGIAMGTATAATKAVSRIVLLDNRFDRLPDVLALGRRVIANVERVANIFLAKTVYGIILALVSAATFMPFPFLPRQLTLVSSLAIGIPSFLLALAPNRRLYTPGVLRRILRYSIPTGIIAACACLLSFIPMHLLQVERHEARSVATVTLFCVSLWILSVLTRPLSGARFALLAAVIASFVLVCVIPFTRTFFMMDVYANLTLVYGIAVGAVGAVGIELFYRFAKRRSLVFDRE; encoded by the coding sequence ATGGCAGATGCGAGCGGCCTGACCCTCGATGAGGTGGCTGCGCGACGGGCGGCAGGGCAGATCAACGAGGTCAAACAGCCGGCATCGCGGTCGGTTGCGGACATTCTCCGAGAGAACGTCTTCACCTTCTTCAACGCGATCCTGACGGTGTGCTTCGTGGCGGTGCTGTTCGTCGGCGATGTGCGCGACGGCTTTTTCTACGGCGTCGTCATTGTCAACGCCCTGATCGGAATCGTGCAGGAGCTGCGCGCAAAATTCGTTCTCGAGCGCCTTGCCCTCCTCGCTGCGCCGACGAGCACTGTGCGGCGGGACGGTGCCGCCGTGAATATTCCGATTGAACAGATCGTGCTCGACGATGTGCTGATTTTGCGGCCGGGAGATCAGATTCCCGCCGATGCCTGCACGCTCGCCTCAACCGGGCTCAGCCTCGATGAGTCGATGCTCACCGGTGAGTCGGATCCCGTGGCGAAGGATGCGGGCGAGGCGTTACTTTCCGGATCGCACGTCATCGGCGGAACCGGGTACGCACGAGTGACGGCTGTCGGTGCTGACTCGTACGCGAACAAGCTGACGTCCGAGATCCGCAGGCACTCGCTGGTGCATTCGGAACTGCGCGACACCGTCAATCGCATCCTGGTGTACATCTCCTGGATCCTCGGCCCCGTGATCGTCATCACAATTGTCGGTCGGATCTTCGCGTACGGCGGCGTGCATCAACTCGTATACGGCGGCCAGTGGCGGCGTGCCGTCCTGGACGCCGTTGCCAGCGTCGTCGGCATGATCCCGGAGGGCCTCGTGCTCCTGATCAGCCTGGCATTCGGGGTCGCGGCCATCCAGCTGGCAACCAAGAAGGTCCTGGTGCAGGAGCTTGCGGCCGTCGAAGTACTCGCGCGGGTCGACGTGCTGTGCCTGGACAAGACTGGCACCCTGACCAGCGGCGAACTCGCGTTCGACCGGTTGATCGCGTTTGCCGGCATCCACGAGTCGGAGTCTGCGATCGCGTTGGCCGCGTTCGGCTCCGACGACGCCGGCAACGCCACCGCTCGGCTTCTCGCGCAGCATTTCTCGGCATCCGGTGTCTTAGTCGAGCGTCGACTCCCGTTCAGCTCCGCGACCAAATACAGCGGGGTGCAGTTCAGCACGGGCGGGCAGGCAACCGCGTGGTTTCTCGGCGCGCCTGAGCGGCTACTTGCACCACAGTCACTCGAACGCACAGAGGCCGACCGGATGGCCGCGACCGGCAGGCGCACACTCGCGCTTGTTCGCAGCACAGCTGCGCTGCCGGCGGTCACGTCAGCACAGCAGCCTGACGTCACCACGCTCCGTCCGGCCGCCCTTGTGATCTTCGCCGAGACGATTCGCGAGGATGCTCCGCAGACCCTGCGCTACTTCAAGTCGCAGGGTGTGCGCAGCATCATCATGTCCGGCGACAACCCGGTGACGGTCGCGGCGTTGGCGGGACCGCTCGGCATCGGTGGCGACGCCGTCGACGCATCCGGGCTCGACACCGACGACGCTTTGGCGGCCGCCCTCGAAGGCTCGAACATCTTCGGCAGGGTCAGCCCTGAGCAGAAGCGTGCGGCGATCGGGCTGCTTCGCACGGCTGGCCGCACGGTCGGAATGACCGGCGACGGCGTGAACGATGCGATGGCGATCAAAGACGCCGACCTCGGCATCGCGATGGGCACTGCGACAGCAGCGACCAAGGCGGTTTCGAGAATCGTGCTGCTGGACAACCGTTTTGATCGCCTGCCCGACGTGCTGGCGCTGGGTCGACGGGTGATCGCGAACGTCGAGCGCGTTGCGAATATCTTTCTCGCGAAGACCGTGTACGGGATCATCCTCGCCCTTGTCAGTGCGGCAACGTTCATGCCGTTTCCGTTCCTGCCACGCCAACTGACGTTGGTGTCCTCGCTGGCGATCGGCATCCCGTCTTTCCTGCTCGCGTTGGCACCGAACCGCCGGCTGTACACGCCAGGCGTGTTGCGCCGCATCCTGCGCTACTCGATCCCGACAGGGATCATCGCCGCATGTGCCTGCCTGCTGTCTTTCATTCCGATGCACCTGTTGCAGGTGGAGCGTCACGAGGCGCGCAGTGTTGCGACCGTCACTCTGTTCTGCGTGTCGCTGTGGATCCTGAGTGTGCTCACCCGGCCGTTGAGCGGGGCGCGCTTCGCCCTGTTGGCAGCCGTCATTGCCTCGTTCGTGCTGGTCTGCGTGATTCCGTTCACCCGGACGTTCTTCATGATGGATGTCTATGCGAACCTGACGCTCGTCTACGGCATCGCCGTCGGCGCGGTCGGTGCCGTGGGCATCGAACTCTTCTACCGATTCGCCAAGCGCCGCTCGCTCGTTTTCGACAGAGAATGA
- a CDS encoding DUF4193 domain-containing protein → MATDYDAPRKTEDDSESIEALKERVPDKMSGVVDVDDADNPGGFELPGADLSDLDLDVVVLPPQADEFTCVSCFLVKHRSQMDHESKLGPICMECAS, encoded by the coding sequence ATGGCAACGGATTACGATGCGCCACGAAAGACCGAGGATGACTCGGAGTCGATCGAGGCGCTCAAGGAACGGGTACCGGACAAGATGTCCGGAGTCGTTGACGTCGACGATGCCGACAATCCGGGCGGCTTCGAGCTGCCTGGCGCGGACCTGTCCGACCTCGATCTCGACGTCGTTGTTCTTCCCCCGCAGGCGGACGAATTCACCTGTGTGAGTTGTTTTCTTGTGAAGCATCGGTCGCAGATGGACCACGAGTCCAAGCTCGGACCGATCTGCATGGAGTGCGCGAGCTGA
- a CDS encoding DUF3159 domain-containing protein, with amino-acid sequence MTTNEPDQDKTHPPPPDGVAASARENSLSGALGQSLAAAAQRSGLGAVAEGQAPSGAALLAAMGGIRGLAETILPGLVFLVVYTFTMNVPLALGASVVIAIVFTVVRVIGRTPVTQAVAGLIGVGASAVLALLTGKGSDNFVLGLITNAAYALAILISLLVRWPVIGLAVGYLMGDGLAWRRDKAKYRALQLLTVCWLALFVARLAVEVPLYFADNVSGLAIAKLLMGVPLYAPLVLLSWLVVRSVYNLKPASAGS; translated from the coding sequence ATGACAACCAACGAACCCGACCAGGACAAGACGCATCCTCCGCCACCGGACGGCGTGGCAGCATCTGCCCGGGAGAACTCCCTTTCCGGTGCGCTCGGTCAAAGCCTTGCTGCTGCTGCACAACGCAGCGGATTGGGTGCTGTCGCAGAGGGCCAGGCGCCGAGCGGCGCCGCTTTGCTTGCCGCAATGGGAGGCATCCGCGGGCTTGCCGAAACGATTCTGCCCGGGCTGGTTTTTCTGGTCGTGTACACGTTCACGATGAATGTGCCGTTGGCGCTCGGCGCGTCTGTCGTGATCGCCATCGTGTTCACGGTGGTGCGTGTGATCGGACGCACGCCCGTCACGCAGGCGGTCGCCGGGCTGATCGGGGTCGGGGCGTCCGCGGTCCTCGCGCTCCTCACCGGCAAGGGCAGCGACAACTTCGTTCTCGGGCTGATCACCAACGCCGCCTATGCGCTCGCAATCCTGATCTCGCTGCTGGTACGTTGGCCTGTCATCGGCCTCGCCGTCGGCTACCTGATGGGCGATGGTCTTGCCTGGCGTCGAGACAAGGCCAAGTACCGTGCGCTTCAATTGCTGACCGTGTGCTGGCTCGCGCTGTTCGTCGCACGACTGGCGGTCGAGGTGCCGCTGTATTTTGCCGACAACGTCTCGGGCCTCGCCATCGCGAAGCTGCTGATGGGCGTGCCGCTGTACGCGCCGCTCGTGCTGCTGTCCTGGCTCGTGGTGCGTTCCGTGTACAACCTGAAGCCGGCAAGCGCGGGATCGTAA